The following coding sequences are from one uncultured Desulfobacter sp. window:
- a CDS encoding 1-deoxy-D-xylulose-5-phosphate reductoisomerase, producing MKSLTILGATGSIGRSALKVVAMHPDKFTIKCLTCATNIDLLAIQIEQFKPAMVAVLDERSADRLAKKLSGKPCPEILWGASGFIAAAQWVGSDMVLAAMVGAAGLAPALAAIDAGKQLALANKETLVMAGEIVMARAREKGVDILPVDSEHCAIFQCLQGNRKCDLKKIFLTASGGPFRDLPHEQFKQITPAQALDHPTWNMGAKITIDSATLMNKALEVIEAVRLFDVGVDKIQVLIHPQSIVHSMVGFQDGGVMAQLGEPDMMHAIAYAFSYPNRMDLNLKFPDFAGMNGLTFDAPDVERFPSLNFAYEACRRGGTLPAVMNAANEVAVDAFLKERIGFPYIFRLVDEVMGAHTCIDNPELSGIIEADRWGREKAHALIQSLV from the coding sequence GTGAAGTCTTTAACAATACTGGGTGCCACAGGTTCCATAGGTAGATCCGCCCTTAAGGTGGTTGCCATGCATCCGGACAAATTCACCATTAAATGTTTAACCTGTGCCACCAATATTGATCTTCTGGCCATCCAAATAGAACAGTTCAAGCCGGCTATGGTCGCCGTGCTCGACGAAAGGTCGGCAGACCGTCTTGCAAAGAAACTGTCAGGTAAGCCTTGCCCTGAAATTTTATGGGGGGCGTCCGGTTTTATTGCCGCAGCGCAATGGGTTGGTTCAGATATGGTGCTGGCCGCTATGGTGGGGGCTGCAGGCCTTGCCCCGGCCCTTGCCGCCATTGATGCCGGTAAGCAACTGGCCCTTGCCAACAAGGAAACCCTGGTGATGGCCGGAGAGATTGTTATGGCACGGGCGCGCGAAAAAGGGGTGGATATCCTGCCCGTGGATTCCGAGCACTGCGCCATTTTTCAATGCCTTCAGGGGAATCGGAAATGCGATCTTAAAAAAATTTTTCTCACGGCCTCAGGCGGTCCGTTCAGGGATTTGCCCCACGAACAATTCAAACAGATTACACCGGCCCAGGCCCTGGATCACCCCACCTGGAATATGGGCGCTAAAATAACCATTGATTCGGCGACCCTGATGAACAAGGCCTTGGAGGTTATTGAAGCGGTTCGGCTGTTTGATGTCGGTGTTGACAAAATTCAGGTGTTAATTCATCCCCAGAGTATTGTACACTCCATGGTGGGGTTCCAAGACGGTGGTGTTATGGCACAGCTTGGTGAACCGGATATGATGCATGCCATTGCCTATGCCTTCTCCTATCCAAACCGCATGGATTTAAATTTGAAATTCCCTGATTTTGCCGGTATGAATGGATTAACCTTTGACGCCCCTGATGTAGAACGATTTCCATCCCTTAATTTTGCCTACGAAGCCTGTCGCAGGGGCGGGACGTTGCCGGCTGTTATGAATGCGGCCAATGAAGTCGCCGTGGACGCTTTTCTTAAAGAACGTATCGGCTTTCCTTATATTTTCAGACTAGTCGATGAGGTCATGGGTGCCCATACCTGCATTGACAATCCCGAGCTTTCAGGTATTATTGAGGCTGATCGCTGGGGCAGGGAAAAGGCACACGCCCTGATTCAAAGTCTTGTGTAA
- the rseP gene encoding RIP metalloprotease RseP — translation MGYSLFAFIIVIGVLVFVHELGHFLAARACGVGVEVFSLGFGPKIVKIKRGMTEYCISAIPLGGYVKMTGEEPGAAQALDEENRHLSFTHKTVGQRALIAAAGPAFNFFLAVVIFYLLYQTSGVYMGLPQVGQVVDDSAAQAAGIEKGDVIKEIDQVPVQSFEDISRIVSKSEGNPLDILVEREGEVHSYTITPRTRVEKNLFGEDVNRFVIGIIGTGETFHHPLNPVEAAVRAVSDTYGMVKLTILSVVKMFTGAVSADNLGGPIMIAKMAGDQAKAGFEHFVWFIALISVNLGIINLFPIPVLDGGHLLFLSIEAVKGSPVSTRVREKMVQFGAAVLMTLMIFVFYNDIVKLFNGGLQ, via the coding sequence ATGGGGTACTCCCTTTTTGCATTTATCATTGTTATCGGTGTATTGGTTTTTGTCCATGAACTGGGTCATTTCCTCGCCGCCCGGGCCTGTGGCGTGGGGGTTGAGGTGTTTTCCCTGGGGTTTGGGCCTAAAATCGTTAAAATCAAACGGGGAATGACCGAGTATTGTATATCCGCCATTCCTTTGGGCGGATATGTCAAAATGACCGGAGAGGAGCCCGGTGCGGCCCAGGCCCTGGATGAAGAGAACCGTCATCTCTCTTTTACCCATAAAACCGTGGGGCAACGGGCGTTGATCGCGGCTGCCGGTCCGGCATTTAATTTTTTTCTGGCCGTCGTGATTTTTTACCTTCTATATCAAACCAGCGGTGTCTACATGGGACTGCCCCAGGTTGGCCAGGTGGTGGATGATTCTGCGGCCCAGGCGGCAGGTATCGAAAAAGGGGATGTGATCAAGGAGATTGATCAGGTTCCCGTTCAATCCTTTGAAGACATTTCCCGGATTGTTTCAAAAAGTGAGGGCAACCCCCTGGACATTCTTGTGGAACGGGAAGGGGAAGTGCATTCCTATACCATTACCCCCCGGACCCGGGTGGAGAAAAATCTGTTTGGTGAAGACGTGAACCGGTTCGTGATCGGCATTATAGGTACCGGCGAAACCTTTCACCACCCCTTGAACCCTGTTGAAGCTGCGGTACGTGCCGTATCCGATACCTACGGGATGGTGAAGCTGACAATTCTGTCCGTGGTGAAAATGTTCACCGGGGCGGTGTCCGCCGATAATCTGGGCGGTCCGATTATGATTGCCAAGATGGCCGGGGATCAGGCCAAGGCTGGATTTGAACATTTTGTATGGTTTATCGCACTTATCTCCGTCAACCTTGGCATTATCAATTTGTTTCCCATTCCGGTATTGGATGGGGGACATCTTTTATTTTTATCTATTGAGGCGGTTAAAGGCAGCCCTGTCAGTACCCGGGTGCGCGAAAAAATGGTTCAGTTCGGGGCAGCTGTGCTGATGACTTTAATGATTTTTGTCTTTTATAATGACATAGTCAAACTATTCAACGGTGGATTACAATGA
- a CDS encoding AIR synthase-related protein, which translates to MISNIEITLKQDLMDAEGQSLVKKAGAYFGIKMDDARCINIVTIESDLDQTELETIRREVFTNPVTQESSLSPIDIDFQFCIWVGFRPGVRDNAGATAVEAVSDLLKKDFSAHENIYTSKRYCLTGGDLTREDAETIAAQILSNGIIQQYKVFGKEEWDKKVGADVKPAKVILDHTPGFDTMDIDTDEILARISHERSLSLNPRDIPVIRGYFLEEKVLADRATVGLSKPTDVELEYISQSRSDHCCHNTFNGIFRYTDTETGGTTVENSLFKTYIKEPTLALKDTKEWVVSVLWDNAGVGSFDEENNYVITGETHNSPSNMEAYGGAITGIVGVYRDPMGTGLGSKLFMGSFGFCVGDINYNGPLKPPLHPRRLLDGVIEGVKDGGNKSGVPTTFGQTLFDPGYMGKALVFVTALGIMPKTVNGKPSHEKTTAPGELIIMSGGRVGKDGIHGVTASSKSFSENTPAGHVQIGDPYTQKKMHDFLLVCRDEGLITFITDNGGGGLSSSVGESAMLSNGCEVWLDKVPLKYEGLDMWEIWISESQERMTIAIKPENLDRFMALSDLHEVESTVIGEYTDSGKLHIKYKDQTCAYVDMDLLDKGFPAWEFDAVWTPPAGRGLTEPVISTPTDLNGVLEQMLARPNVCSKEWIIRQYDHEVQGGSVIKPLVGVNRNIPTDASVTRPVLTSERGLAFSQSILPWYSKIDAYHMMACTIDEAVRRLIAVGGSLDHIGGVDNFCWPDIGYDTVSNPDGKFKAAQLVRACRALKDACEAYGIPLLSGKDSMYVDGHLEGAFGERIKVSALETVQFSAVSLVSDVRQCVTLEPKTAGDLVYVVGNTGDELGASEYYEMYDKVGLNVPQVNFSKLKTLYKALEKAIGTDLVSSCHAVGRGGLGIHLSLVAMAGGLGLDIDLAGLPLTDDLPLSSDKALFSESAGRFIVTVGPDQKQTFEKLCKGLPCVCLGKVTDRHDRLRISADGHLVIDLPVATLDSAFNKTFGDKI; encoded by the coding sequence ATGATTTCCAACATCGAAATCACGTTAAAACAGGATTTAATGGATGCCGAAGGCCAGTCCCTGGTTAAAAAGGCTGGGGCCTATTTCGGTATTAAAATGGATGATGCCCGCTGCATCAATATCGTAACAATAGAGTCCGATTTGGATCAAACCGAACTGGAAACCATTCGTCGGGAGGTATTTACCAATCCTGTTACTCAGGAATCCAGCCTTTCGCCCATTGATATCGATTTTCAGTTCTGCATCTGGGTGGGGTTTCGGCCGGGGGTTCGGGATAATGCCGGGGCCACGGCTGTGGAAGCGGTTAGCGATCTTTTGAAAAAAGATTTTTCGGCCCATGAGAATATTTATACCTCCAAACGGTATTGTCTGACCGGTGGGGATTTAACCCGGGAAGATGCTGAAACCATTGCCGCCCAAATTTTGTCAAACGGGATTATTCAACAGTATAAAGTCTTTGGCAAAGAAGAATGGGACAAAAAGGTCGGGGCCGATGTCAAACCGGCCAAGGTTATTTTGGATCATACCCCTGGTTTTGACACCATGGACATTGACACCGATGAGATTCTTGCCCGGATTTCCCATGAGCGCAGCCTCTCCTTGAATCCCAGGGATATCCCGGTTATCCGGGGCTATTTTCTGGAGGAAAAGGTCCTGGCGGACCGGGCAACGGTGGGGCTGTCAAAGCCCACGGATGTGGAGCTTGAATATATTTCCCAGTCCCGGTCTGACCACTGCTGCCACAACACCTTTAACGGCATATTCAGGTATACGGACACGGAGACCGGTGGGACCACTGTAGAAAATTCGTTGTTTAAAACCTATATCAAAGAACCTACTTTGGCCTTGAAAGACACCAAAGAGTGGGTGGTTTCCGTGTTGTGGGATAATGCCGGTGTGGGGTCCTTTGATGAAGAGAACAATTATGTCATCACCGGCGAAACCCATAATTCACCTTCCAACATGGAGGCGTACGGCGGTGCCATCACTGGCATTGTGGGGGTCTACCGTGATCCCATGGGCACGGGCCTGGGGTCTAAGCTGTTCATGGGCAGTTTCGGATTCTGCGTGGGCGATATCAATTATAACGGTCCGTTAAAGCCCCCCCTTCATCCCCGGCGTCTGCTTGACGGGGTGATCGAAGGTGTCAAGGACGGCGGGAATAAAAGCGGGGTGCCCACAACCTTTGGGCAAACCCTGTTCGATCCCGGCTACATGGGCAAGGCACTGGTCTTTGTCACGGCTTTGGGAATCATGCCCAAAACCGTGAACGGCAAACCAAGCCATGAAAAAACCACCGCGCCCGGCGAGTTGATTATTATGAGTGGCGGGCGTGTGGGCAAAGACGGAATCCACGGGGTAACCGCTTCTTCCAAGAGTTTTTCCGAGAACACACCGGCCGGCCACGTACAGATCGGCGACCCCTATACCCAGAAAAAAATGCATGATTTTCTGCTGGTATGTCGTGATGAGGGACTGATTACCTTCATTACAGACAATGGCGGCGGCGGGTTATCCTCTTCGGTGGGTGAATCGGCCATGCTCTCCAACGGGTGCGAGGTGTGGCTGGATAAGGTGCCCTTGAAATATGAAGGCCTGGACATGTGGGAAATCTGGATCTCAGAATCCCAGGAGCGCATGACCATTGCCATCAAACCTGAAAATCTCGACCGGTTTATGGCCTTGTCTGACCTTCACGAGGTGGAATCCACGGTCATCGGTGAATATACGGATTCGGGTAAACTGCATATCAAATATAAAGACCAGACCTGCGCGTATGTGGACATGGATCTTCTGGACAAAGGGTTCCCGGCCTGGGAATTTGACGCGGTCTGGACACCTCCTGCCGGGCGCGGACTGACCGAGCCCGTGATATCCACGCCGACAGATTTAAATGGCGTGCTCGAACAGATGCTGGCCCGCCCCAACGTCTGCAGTAAAGAGTGGATCATTCGCCAGTACGACCACGAAGTCCAGGGTGGCTCCGTGATCAAGCCCCTGGTGGGTGTCAACCGGAATATCCCCACGGATGCGTCGGTGACCCGGCCAGTGCTGACCAGTGAACGAGGGCTTGCCTTTTCCCAGAGTATTTTGCCCTGGTACTCAAAAATTGATGCGTATCATATGATGGCCTGCACCATTGACGAGGCGGTCCGCCGGCTCATTGCCGTGGGCGGTTCCTTAGATCACATCGGTGGTGTGGACAATTTCTGCTGGCCGGATATCGGCTATGATACCGTTTCAAATCCGGACGGAAAATTTAAAGCCGCCCAGCTTGTCCGGGCCTGCCGGGCGCTTAAAGATGCCTGCGAGGCCTATGGGATTCCATTGCTCTCGGGCAAGGACTCCATGTATGTGGACGGCCATCTTGAAGGGGCGTTTGGTGAGCGAATCAAAGTCTCCGCCCTGGAAACGGTTCAGTTCTCTGCTGTCTCCCTGGTCTCCGATGTCAGGCAGTGTGTGACCCTGGAGCCTAAAACTGCGGGCGATCTTGTTTATGTGGTGGGCAACACCGGGGATGAACTGGGCGCATCCGAGTATTACGAAATGTACGACAAAGTAGGGCTGAATGTCCCCCAGGTTAACTTTTCAAAACTTAAAACCTTGTACAAGGCCTTGGAAAAAGCCATTGGCACGGACCTGGTCTCTTCCTGCCATGCCGTCGGCCGCGGCGGCCTGGGCATCCATTTGAGCCTTGTGGCAATGGCCGGCGGGCTGGGCCTTGACATTGATCTGGCCGGATTGCCCTTAACCGATGATCTGCCGCTTTCAAGCGATAAAGCCTTATTTTCCGAGTCTGCCGGGCGATTCATCGTCACTGTGGGACCGGATCAAAAACAAACCTTTGAAAAATTGTGCAAGGGGCTGCCCTGTGTCTGTCTGGGTAAGGTAACAGACCGTCATGACCGGCTCAGAATTTCGGCAGACGGTCATCTTGTGATAGATCTGCCGGTGGCGACCCTTGATTCAGCATTCAACAAGACCTTTGGAGATAAAATATGA
- a CDS encoding phosphoribosylformylglycinamidine synthase subunit PurQ gives MSGASAVKALILTGFGLNCDNETAFAFEQAGAVAHRVHINTLIRGDVRLADFQILAFGGGFSWGDDHGAGVIQALKLKNNIGKDLLDFVAAGKLVIGICNGFQALVNLGLLPGLDQDYTRRSVAITYNDCGNFRDQWVRLVPDADSPCVFTKGLGVSDYPIRHGEGKFVADTDVIARLVANRQVVFRYADADGAPANGAFPANPNGAVDDIAGICDPSGRIFGLMPHPEAYNHFGNHPDWPRQKAEARRQGKSIEETITTGIKLFENGVKYIQGL, from the coding sequence ATGAGCGGCGCAAGCGCTGTAAAGGCGCTGATACTGACGGGATTTGGCCTGAACTGTGATAACGAAACCGCCTTTGCCTTTGAGCAGGCTGGCGCCGTTGCCCACAGGGTGCATATTAATACATTGATCCGTGGTGATGTCCGGTTGGCTGATTTCCAGATTCTTGCATTCGGCGGCGGTTTTTCCTGGGGAGACGACCACGGGGCCGGGGTGATCCAGGCCCTGAAGCTGAAAAACAATATCGGTAAGGATTTATTGGATTTCGTGGCTGCCGGCAAGTTGGTGATCGGTATCTGTAACGGGTTCCAGGCGCTCGTGAACCTTGGCCTTTTGCCCGGTCTGGACCAGGATTATACCCGCAGGTCTGTTGCCATTACCTATAATGACTGCGGCAATTTCAGGGATCAATGGGTCCGGCTTGTGCCCGATGCCGACAGTCCCTGTGTCTTCACAAAGGGATTGGGCGTATCTGACTATCCCATACGCCATGGTGAAGGGAAGTTTGTTGCCGACACCGATGTAATAGCGCGTCTTGTTGCCAACCGCCAGGTGGTGTTCCGGTATGCAGATGCCGACGGTGCCCCTGCAAATGGTGCGTTTCCGGCCAATCCAAATGGCGCCGTGGATGATATTGCCGGGATCTGCGACCCAAGCGGCCGGATATTCGGTTTAATGCCCCATCCCGAAGCCTACAACCATTTTGGCAACCATCCGGACTGGCCCAGGCAGAAAGCTGAAGCCAGGCGCCAGGGAAAATCCATTGAAGAGACCATCACCACCGGAATCAAGCTGTTTGAAAACGGTGTGAAGTATATCCAGGGCCTGTAA
- a CDS encoding DUF554 domain-containing protein, with translation MLGTIVNTLAILAGTTVGMLFRNGIPEKYNITVLQAIALSVILIGLKSALACPDILVIIISLAVGAIIGEFLAIEAHLKALGDFLETRFAAPDAPRPSISTAFVTASLLFCVGSMAIVGSLESGLSGNHDTLFAKSFLDGVTSIILTASLGIGVGLSAVAVLVYQGAITLAAGFIKPYLVPAVVSQMSGAGGLLIAAIGLNMLREKKIAVGNMLPAIFLPLIYYFAVTLFN, from the coding sequence ATGCTGGGAACCATTGTAAACACCCTTGCCATCTTGGCGGGTACAACCGTTGGCATGCTGTTTCGCAACGGTATTCCTGAAAAGTACAATATCACGGTGCTCCAGGCCATTGCCCTGTCCGTTATTCTTATCGGGCTGAAAAGTGCTTTGGCCTGCCCGGATATTTTGGTGATCATTATCAGCCTTGCCGTTGGTGCTATTATTGGTGAATTTTTAGCCATTGAGGCGCACCTTAAAGCCCTTGGGGATTTTTTGGAGACAAGGTTTGCGGCCCCGGATGCCCCAAGACCTTCCATATCAACAGCCTTTGTTACAGCCTCCCTTTTATTCTGCGTGGGGTCCATGGCCATTGTGGGATCCCTTGAAAGCGGCCTTTCCGGTAATCATGATACCTTGTTTGCCAAATCTTTTTTGGACGGTGTGACATCCATCATCCTGACTGCATCTTTAGGGATCGGCGTTGGGCTTTCCGCCGTGGCTGTCCTGGTGTATCAGGGGGCAATAACCCTTGCTGCGGGATTTATAAAACCCTATCTGGTGCCAGCGGTGGTCAGCCAGATGTCCGGGGCGGGCGGTCTGCTCATCGCAGCCATTGGCTTGAACATGCTCCGGGAAAAAAAGATTGCCGTGGGTAACATGCTGCCGGCCATATTCCTGCCTTTGATATACTACTTTGCTGTAACTCTATTCAATTAA
- the nth gene encoding endonuclease III, with the protein MAIDIAFFLGTLRTEVEDYQVPVVDLIAVQSKSAFKVLVATILSARTKDEVTAVAAQRLLEQAPDPESLRVLSTARIQELIFPVGFYKSKAQYLSKLPQALDAFQGQVPDEIDDLVTLPGVGRKTANLVRAVAFDKDAICVDTHVHRIMNIWGYVRTKTPLDTEKALRKKLPKKFWKEVNRILVTFGQGTCRPVGPHCYRCVLETYCPKKGVKPAKPPTVK; encoded by the coding sequence ATGGCCATTGATATTGCATTTTTTCTTGGGACGTTAAGGACGGAGGTTGAGGACTACCAGGTGCCGGTGGTGGATTTGATTGCTGTCCAGAGCAAGTCTGCCTTTAAGGTTCTTGTGGCCACCATACTGTCTGCAAGAACCAAAGATGAAGTGACTGCGGTTGCCGCCCAGCGGCTTCTGGAACAGGCCCCTGATCCTGAATCATTGCGTGTCCTTTCCACCGCCAGGATACAGGAACTGATTTTTCCGGTTGGGTTTTACAAATCCAAAGCCCAATATTTATCAAAACTGCCCCAGGCCCTGGACGCTTTTCAGGGTCAGGTCCCCGATGAAATTGACGATTTGGTGACACTTCCCGGGGTAGGGCGTAAGACTGCCAACCTGGTCAGGGCCGTGGCCTTTGACAAAGATGCCATCTGTGTGGACACCCATGTACATCGAATCATGAATATCTGGGGGTATGTGAGAACCAAAACCCCCCTTGATACGGAAAAAGCATTAAGAAAAAAATTGCCGAAGAAATTCTGGAAAGAGGTAAATCGAATTCTGGTGACCTTTGGACAGGGCACCTGTCGACCGGTCGGTCCCCATTGTTACCGCTGTGTGCTTGAAACATATTGTCCTAAAAAAGGGGTGAAGCCGGCAAAACCGCCAACGGTCAAATAA
- a CDS encoding proline dehydrogenase family protein: protein MLHKIISQTLPYFPPKLIWQFSKSYIAGETTQDAINASKALNQENIMVTLDILGEFIKTMSQAEKNRDDYLDLIRTIEAAGIDANYSLKPTMFGLLIDKETCFKYIRELTVEAASHGNFIRIDMEDSSCVDDSIDMFRRLKQEFPRNIGLVLQSYLKRTHKDIEAMLDLRREDAALNFRLVKGIYVEPAAIAYKDYHEINAHFLEDLEFMFQNNVYAAIATHDIPLIQGALELIDKYQVPKENYEFQMLYGVTPKKRRELVQNGHRMRVYVPFGEQWFGYSTRRLKENPGMVKHILKALVVKG, encoded by the coding sequence ATGTTACATAAAATAATCAGCCAGACCCTACCCTATTTTCCGCCTAAATTAATCTGGCAGTTTTCAAAAAGCTATATCGCAGGCGAGACCACCCAGGATGCCATCAACGCCTCAAAAGCCCTGAACCAGGAAAATATTATGGTGACCCTGGACATCCTTGGTGAATTTATCAAAACCATGTCCCAGGCAGAAAAAAACCGGGATGATTACCTTGACCTGATCCGCACCATTGAAGCGGCAGGCATTGACGCCAACTACTCGCTGAAACCCACCATGTTCGGTCTTTTGATCGATAAAGAGACCTGTTTTAAATATATACGCGAACTGACGGTTGAGGCGGCATCCCATGGCAATTTTATCCGCATTGATATGGAAGATTCTTCCTGCGTAGACGATTCCATTGATATGTTCCGCAGGCTTAAACAGGAATTTCCCCGGAATATCGGCTTGGTGCTCCAGTCTTACCTGAAACGGACCCATAAGGACATTGAAGCCATGCTGGATTTACGTCGTGAGGATGCGGCGTTGAACTTCAGACTGGTCAAGGGAATCTACGTGGAACCGGCGGCCATTGCATATAAAGATTACCACGAAATTAATGCCCACTTTCTTGAAGACCTTGAATTTATGTTTCAAAACAATGTCTATGCTGCCATTGCCACCCATGACATCCCCCTGATCCAGGGCGCGCTTGAGCTCATTGACAAGTACCAGGTCCCAAAAGAGAATTATGAGTTTCAGATGCTCTACGGCGTAACCCCGAAAAAACGCCGGGAACTTGTGCAAAATGGTCACAGAATGCGAGTTTATGTCCCCTTTGGAGAGCAGTGGTTTGGCTACTCCACCCGCCGCCTTAAAGAGAATCCGGGCATGGTCAAACATATTCTGAAAGCATTGGTGGTTAAGGGCTAA
- a CDS encoding PLP-dependent aminotransferase family protein: protein MRAVADPGDVILVESPVFHCFLQLIEDLGMYVVELPGCPETGMDPAGFESMIAQNRVKACLLNPNFQNPLGSVMSTGLKKKLLSIAKHQGTPIIEDDIYGDIFFGARRPSTFKGLDTTGNVLYCSSFSKTIAPGLRAGWTLPGRFYKRVMRLKLNSQLASPNTGHVVAARFIESGAYERHLRRLRNQIKNQVSAISIAVAKHFPKDTRITFPQGGMFLWIELNKKIDAMDVFHKARQKAISFMPGVICSNTYRYRHCLRLNCGLAWSDRLENSIAQLGHIVCTMNKR from the coding sequence TTGAGGGCCGTGGCAGACCCCGGCGATGTTATTTTGGTGGAATCCCCGGTATTTCACTGTTTTTTACAGCTCATCGAAGATTTAGGCATGTATGTGGTTGAGTTGCCCGGATGTCCGGAAACAGGCATGGACCCTGCCGGGTTTGAATCCATGATTGCACAAAACCGGGTCAAGGCATGCCTGCTCAATCCCAATTTTCAGAACCCCCTTGGCTCGGTCATGTCTACAGGCTTAAAAAAGAAGTTGCTCAGCATTGCCAAGCATCAGGGTACGCCGATTATAGAAGATGATATTTACGGGGATATCTTTTTTGGTGCGAGGCGCCCTTCAACCTTTAAGGGACTGGATACAACCGGGAACGTGCTCTATTGTTCCTCATTTTCCAAAACCATTGCGCCCGGGCTTCGGGCCGGATGGACCCTGCCGGGCAGATTTTATAAACGCGTCATGCGACTCAAACTCAATTCCCAGCTGGCAAGTCCCAATACAGGGCACGTTGTAGCAGCCCGGTTCATTGAAAGCGGGGCGTATGAACGTCACCTGCGGCGGCTCAGAAACCAGATCAAAAACCAGGTTTCAGCGATTTCCATTGCTGTTGCCAAGCACTTTCCCAAGGATACCCGAATCACATTTCCCCAGGGAGGAATGTTTTTGTGGATCGAATTAAACAAAAAGATTGATGCCATGGATGTCTTCCACAAAGCCCGGCAAAAGGCCATCTCTTTTATGCCCGGGGTCATCTGTTCCAACACGTACAGATACCGGCACTGTCTGCGTCTGAACTGCGGTCTCGCCTGGTCGGACAGGCTTGAAAACAGCATTGCCCAGCTGGGCCATATTGTATGCACGATGAATAAAAGATAA
- a CDS encoding GntR family transcriptional regulator, protein MSGKIMQTHPIPHGNFRYAALADDIQNKILSGQYRAGEKLPSLRKLHNRLGLSISTIHQAYIELEKRGRVEARQKSGFFVKPLENSPLPLPEKAATSEPPSPVKINDLAETIVSDLQRPDMIRLGAAVADQELMPLKQLSRIAKSMSAAEIAAGMALYDDCAGAVELRCALAKMMMGYAGPVAVDEIITTNGCL, encoded by the coding sequence ATGAGCGGTAAAATCATGCAAACACATCCCATCCCCCATGGCAATTTCAGGTACGCTGCCCTGGCAGACGACATCCAGAATAAAATTCTTTCGGGCCAGTACCGTGCCGGAGAAAAGCTCCCCTCTTTAAGAAAACTGCATAACCGACTGGGTCTTAGCATCAGCACCATCCACCAGGCTTATATTGAGCTTGAAAAACGAGGGCGTGTGGAGGCAAGGCAAAAATCAGGATTTTTTGTTAAACCTTTGGAAAATAGCCCCTTGCCCCTGCCGGAGAAAGCGGCGACCTCCGAACCGCCAAGCCCGGTAAAAATTAATGATCTGGCCGAAACCATCGTATCGGATCTTCAGCGACCGGATATGATCCGTTTAGGGGCTGCCGTGGCGGACCAGGAGCTGATGCCCCTGAAACAGCTTTCCAGGATTGCCAAATCCATGTCTGCAGCGGAAATTGCTGCGGGCATGGCCCTGTATGATGACTGTGCAGGGGCCGTGGAATTGCGCTGTGCCTTGGCCAAAATGATGATGGGCTATGCAGGGCCTGTGGCCGTGGATGAAATTATCACCACCAACGGGTGCCTGTAA
- a CDS encoding EamA family transporter: MKQIVLYLVTVLIWGSTWIAIKFQLGDVDPMVSVIYRFGLAAAVLFAVCKLRGLTLRFSLQEHCFMALLGGCLFSLNYWFIYQAEIYLTSGITAVVFSSLVFFNIANNRLFRGVAVSGKTFWGAVVGISGICLIYQGEIGSFNLADQGVKGLIFALSSVLLASLGNITSARNTKAQIPVIQANAFGMAYGTLALGVIALCLGKTFAFPFSLPYIGSLTFLSLFGSIVAFGAYLTLIGTMGADKASYAITVVPVVALLISTFAEGYVWTVPAMAGLGFVLAGNIIVLARKPV, translated from the coding sequence ATGAAACAGATCGTGCTCTATCTGGTAACCGTATTAATCTGGGGATCCACCTGGATTGCAATCAAATTTCAACTGGGTGATGTGGACCCTATGGTGTCTGTGATTTACCGGTTCGGCCTGGCGGCTGCCGTACTGTTCGCGGTGTGCAAGCTCCGGGGCCTGACCCTGAGATTCTCTTTGCAGGAGCATTGTTTTATGGCACTTTTGGGGGGCTGCCTTTTTTCCCTCAATTATTGGTTTATCTACCAGGCGGAAATTTATTTGACGTCGGGGATCACAGCGGTTGTGTTTTCTTCACTGGTGTTTTTTAATATCGCCAACAACCGGCTTTTTCGCGGGGTAGCTGTGAGCGGCAAAACCTTTTGGGGGGCGGTGGTCGGCATCAGCGGCATCTGCTTAATCTACCAGGGCGAAATCGGTTCGTTTAACCTGGCGGACCAGGGGGTAAAAGGACTGATTTTTGCTTTGTCCTCGGTGTTGCTTGCATCCCTTGGCAACATTACATCCGCCCGGAACACCAAAGCGCAAATTCCCGTGATCCAGGCCAATGCCTTTGGTATGGCCTACGGGACGTTGGCCCTTGGGGTGATTGCCCTTTGCCTGGGCAAAACCTTTGCGTTTCCTTTTTCCCTGCCGTATATCGGGTCTTTAACCTTTCTTTCCCTGTTTGGTTCCATCGTGGCCTTTGGCGCCTATTTGACTCTGATCGGCACCATGGGGGCGGACAAGGCCTCCTATGCCATCACCGTGGTGCCGGTGGTGGCGCTACTTATTTCCACCTTTGCCGAAGGCTATGTCTGGACCGTTCCGGCCATGGCCGGCCTCGGATTTGTTTTGGCCGGCAACATTATTGTGCTGGCACGGAAACCTGTCTGA